The stretch of DNA AGGTACTTTTGTCCAGTACTACCTCGTTGAGGTACCGCCTCAAGCGAGCTAAAGCGATACCAAAAGTTGttgtgaaaacctgcagactactgattggtcggagagaatcgtcactattcactgAGTCATCATTGTTACTTCTACTACTATCATTGCGACAGTCGGGGAGTGTCTTGAACAAACCCGCCGTGATTAAATGGTTTAcccagcgttttttttttttgctgcttccagcttcttttgaaactaatttgtcttctggctgtggcaacagtcACATGCtgagaatcaaaagcaacacaccttcaacgttctgtgtgtttgtgttgcattaGGTCACAGCACTTTCCTGCTACGATGACCAACCACGGCTCACCTCAAGCATTAGACGGTAGTAATCTGCTAttgaaaaaggaggacggggcaacGCGGGCGTGCCGAGATGAGCCGAGCCGATcagagcaggtaccatgtaatggaaaaacggcATTAGATGATGGCCACTGATGTAATGATGTATGCTAATGAgtacaatattaaatgttatCAAACCCCATCCCTACACCTTTAAAACGGAGGAGAAAGGAATTTTGTGTGTGGTGCTCACAACACTGAAACAATTACATACAATTCAACAGCAACATCCCTCCCAAAAAGCAGATCCTCTTCTTCTGGAGAAATCACACAGGGAGGTatgtggatttttcagatttacTGGGACCTTGTTTCTAGAAAGACGCgttgctgttaatttgttgtaCTTTCTCATAGCTATGTGCACCACAAACTAAATTCCTTTCACCTCCATTGTATTGGGTTAGTAGCAGAAATCTCAGAGGCCGGTACCTCAAACTCTGGGCAAACAAAACCTAAACCATCTGCAGGGCTATGTGTAAGTGACACATCTTTTTGTAAATGGGTGAAACAACCCTTTAAAATGAGCAAATGAAAAGATTTACAGATATTTTCTTCTCACTCACATGATGTCGCAATACTGGTACTATCAAATAATTTCAGCTAATGTAATAACAGCTTTACGGCAAGTTTAGGACTTTATGTGTGTATCATGTTTTGCTGCCATGCAAGGATGATTTGATTCATACTGTTGGTCAAATAAGTGTAAGCTTTAAGTCATAAGGTACACTTTACGAAACAAACATCAATTCCACCCTGAAACGGTATTAAccaacatttacagtaatacttTTTTACCTTTTCCATTTTCTTGGCCTCAATGTGCCGCATCACTTGATCTCTCCAGTCAACTGGCACCCTTCCTGCTCCAACTCCTCCCGACACCTGCCCAGGCCCATCCAGCAGCGAGTGCTCAGACTTCACCCTGGTGTTGTGCCTTTTGCTGGGGCTGCTTTGCTGGTAGTTGAAATCGCTGACAGACATGGTCCTCTCTGGAAGCTCATGGGGCTGCGGCCTAGCTCCGAGAGACCTGGATGCTCCGGGTACATCAATGCTGTAAGTGCGAGCTGAGAGGGGCCTCTGCATGGCCTGGCTCATTGCCAGCGGCCCCCTGGCGAGGGTGTGAATGTCCCTGTATGTCATGTATTCCCCGTCAGGCACCTGTATACGCCTCGGGTCACCCATGGAGGCTGTGGAGGCGgtgctgctttgcctctgcaGAGTGCTGCTTCTAGCCTGGCCTCCCGTTGAATGAAGTCTCTCCTTAGTCCACATGTCCCCAGGGGGTTTGGGAGCCATGGGAGGCCCCCGCTGCTGGGGTTGTAGAGGGTAAGGAGGTGCTTGATTACGGTTGGAGTAGTTGGTGTTGGCAAGTgaatgtggaggaggaggaaggtaaCCTTGGTGCTCCGGGGGAATGGGCGTCCTCTGGGACCAGGGGCCCTCTTTAGGCATGGCACTGCtcgtgtactgtatgttgtactGAGGAGGAGGGATGCCCATGGCCATGCTGGAAGAAACTGCAAATCTGTTGGTGCTGGCAGGGGGCTTAGAGGAGGAGAGCAGGTCTGAAGAAGATGCAGAGGAGCCGGGGTAGATCTGGAGAGTCTGGTCATTGAGTAACTGACTGGCTGACTTGCTCCGGACTATGCTCTGGCCTTGAGCTCCTGGCCCGGCTCCGGCCATCCTCATTCCTGTTGCGTCATAGGAGTCATCATCCCCATCAAAAGAGTACAGCTTCAAGCCTCCTTTTTCTATGTTGCTGATACTTTGAGATTTCACCACCTGCGGGGGATGGCACCTTTTGTCTGGAGACAGTTCCTCTGTGCTGCGAGACAGAGACATGTCACTGCTGGCTGTCACGCCTGTCGAGGCCACATGCACAGCAGATGTCTCTACTCTCATTGCTTTGTTCCCAAGACTATTGATGCAGTCACTGACCTGCTGGTTTCCATTCAGAAAATGCTCCATGTTGTCATTGCTAAAACCCTGCTTGCTGTCCAAGTCCTCCTGGGTTactgaaccattctttgttgtgTTCCCCTTATCCAGCTGAACCATGTTGTCGGTTGGCAACTTGGACACGTTCATATTGATCTGGTCCCACTTGGTGTAGGTTTCGCCCATGCCGTTGTTAAATCCCTTCTCAATAAAGGCCAGTCTGGCTTCCATGGACAGGTCGTAGTCACCCATTTTCTCTGGCGGAGTCTGCTGGGTTTTTAAAAGGGCCTGTAGGGATGTTTCAGAGCCATTTCCATtatggaggagagggggggtgtCTTTAGGCGGGTTCATATTTTCATCCTCTCGCCTAAAATAAAGAAGAAGGTACATCAGGTTttctaataataacaacaacaggaAGACTCTCCTCTGTATTCTATGTACGTGAAGAAATGTACTAACCGGCTTTTTGGTAGGAAGGGCATCTTTGCCTCTCTCTCAGGGGTGCACAGAGAGTTGTCCTGACTGCTGTCTGTAGTCAGAGATACCGAGTCAGACATACGTGATGGCGACGAACAGTTACTGTTGTTCTGGTTGCTGTTGGCAACTGTTTCATCCAGCAAAGAGTCTGCATCATCTGTTAATCAGAAACATCCCTGTTAGTGTACTGTATCTAGACACAGTCActtaaaatactgtattttaatcACTCAAACACtacttttaccttttttgtCCTTACTTAAAGTCACTACTTTAGGCTGGTTGATGGAGATCTCAATAAGAGGGGGTCTCATCTCTGCCATtttcatctcctcctcttcGTCAGACAGCTCCTCAGAATCcttaagacaaaaaaagtgtttttaaagctgcattttttAGTTGAAACTTTATAATGTGCTTGTTGTCTTTCTTAAAATTGTGAGGACTAAACAATGGAGAGTACCTCCAGGGTGTCTTCATGGTTCATCATTGAGCCCCCTGATGATTTGACTGGTACTGTCTGAGAGCTGTAAGAGTCTGAAGtgtcttttgtttctgttgcagATGGGTTATGGGAAAATGTGTCGGTAGATACTTGGGAGTCCATGTCTGATGCTGTACCATTAGGATAGGGAGGCTCAATCACCTGCACAAAAACAGCACGGATGGCCAAttttttcatgaaaatgttCTCTCACTTGCATGTAGAATGAGCAGTTTGTTAAAAGAGGAACTAAAAGGGGACCAAAGTTTATTTCTAAGTAAAATATCTTATTTAGCTGAAGCTGACCTTAACTCCCACGTCCTGCACTCCAATGTGGTTCCTCTCATTTGGTTTTGCATCTTTCCCCGACTCGTCGCTTGACTCGTCCTCTTTAAGCCTGTGAGCCACAGACTGGGCTGTCTTCACCATGTTCTTCAACTCGTCTGGGTATGGTGTAGGGTAGCGCTTCAGGTTTCCCTCCTGGAATACCACAAATACCCACAAACGTACCATTAAAATCATCTGGTTGCAGTTTTAACAGAAGTGGGACTAAGAGAGGTGAAAGGTCAGTTTGGAATGAGGTGCATTCAATATCATATAAACATTCAAAAAGGTACTTATGTtgccttttttaaacaatttcctTAATCcatattattgatattttgGTTTTGAACTATTTACTTCAACAATAATTTCATTGAAATTGTTGTAGAAAATGGGACACAATGCACATTTTTCATGAAAACTGCTACATCAAAGTGAAGGTTGTAGCCAAAATATTACTTGTGATCACGATAACGCCCTTGCAATTTGAAAAACCGTGTCCCCACAGTTATTTGTCTTTCCCCAGTAATGTGAACAACAGTTTCACACTCACCCTTGGAGGTGTTTCTCTCTCGTCCTTGTCCTCGTCACACTCAAAGGCCACCTGAGCCCGATGCTTGCGCTGCTCCTCCCAGAGAGCAGGATTGAAGCTCTCAGAGTCAGAGTTGGGAATGTCTGAAGTAAAATCAGAAACCAGGTAGAGAATGGGTTACTTTTAAATTAAGACCTTTAAGTCACCCCTCCACTGCGTTTCTGTAATTCAAACAAGTCTGACTTTGGCCATAAGATGGCGCAAAGACTACATGAGGCATGCCAAGAAACTGAAGGATCTGTGGAGGAACTTGAAATTCAGGAGTTAACCCCTTAAACTCAAGCCAAACCATTCAATAAATAATTAGTGATACTTGGAATTGTTGTAATAAACCAACATTAAAAGTACAATCAATTAACATATTTGCAGGATTTGCCACTAACTTCCTCATGAATCAGTCTGTAAATCCTATGGCAGACAAAATGATTGCTAAACCTTACTTTGCAGACAATATGCCAACACTTCAATGACACATTTATAACCGCTAAGTATTCAACTTGCTCTCTGTCCTTTGCTGTCACTCCTGTATGACTCCTGCATGTTGGGAAGGGAGAAGCAAAGCCATGATAACTATGAAAATTATGTCATGTTGTGATGATGTTACTGTCCTGAAACTGCAGTAGCATCTTGCATTAGGGATGTgccctttgttgtgtgtgtaagtctCTGACACCTATTTCAAAACCGAGAATCAACAAATTGGACACTTGACTGAAAAGATCAGTGTGCAAATATATCACAtcctggttgttgttttttttttttttttttttttaaaaaggtaataGACTACCGGTATATCATATGAAGCAGTCATTTACACTTTAGGCTTTGTGGTTTCCTGTGTTAAGGAGCTCTTAACCCCCAATTTGGCAAGACATAGATGTATAGTGTTTAAAACAAGCTTGCTAACCTGTATTTACATTTCTATGAGAAGTTGACAGTTAAAATCAAGTACATACTGTGTAGGGAATAACTAAGGTTGGAACAGAATGAACTACAATAGCCGAGAACACGCCATATCAACAACTCTTGTCTACAACTTAACACGCCAAACCAGAGTGTGAATGCCATGGATAATATGAGTCACCTGTTGTGTGGTCACCATATCAACAAGTTAATAATTTCAGTCAGGTCAtgacttattccagcttctcATGAAAACATGAGGAAACAGATAAAAATCCCCAGTAGATTAACTGTGGAAAATGGCATAAAGCAGATGGCTGGGTGATATCTAATTGAGGACAAATCCTACAAACAGTAACTTGTACAGGAACATTTTCTGATGGTGCACCACAACACGGACATTGTTGCAAAAATCAAGCAGCTGACTCACTACCATTTCTGTACTTTAAGCGTGTGGTCCTTGAACAACTAATTACTCTAAAGCTTGGATGCAACAGGGTCAGCACAAGCTGTCTGGTGCAATAGGAAACCAACCCAAACTAACAGATGCTTGACAAGATGAAGACGAGTGTTTCTTCTGCAGCTTTGGTCTCAGGTAACGAGGTCTCTCATAAAATATGGATACAGAAATCCTGGCACGCCACCAATAAGACTGCTACAATAAAGATGGTAAGTTGTAGTCATGGCAGTGTCTACAAATGTGTcatcaaaacacatttatttcccCTAAAAATTGGATTTGTATAACTTACTGCTAGATAAATGCTTACAAAACCACTTACACCAAACTTACTTTAGTTTTATACTGGACTTGGACCATCAACTCCCACAAACTAACAGTGTTTTGTTCCTATATGTTGGGCTCATCTCAGTCATACAAGTAAAGCTATGTGATTTGTATGATTGCCTGGTAGTACAGATTGACTAACAGGTTTAATTCTTTCATATGAGCCGCGCTGCTAAGAACTGAATGGTGAAAACAGGTCAGAAACATTTGCAGTATGAACCAGATTTCTGTTTTATCATACTTGTTGAATACAAAATTACTCACAGTCCTCAGTCCTGGTTTGCTGGGGAAACATGTAGTTGGTCAGCATAATTTTGTGTGTCTCTGGATCCTCCTCCTTTTGGAGAGGGATCAGGGGCTTTGACTGTGGGAGACAAAAAGTAGGTTTGAGTGTGCTATCTGCAATAAACAATGTTTTGACAACACACAGATTGCTCAATGAGTCACTTTTGCATGGCAATTGAACTGGGCTACAACATCAGTACTTGATAATACCTAATTCCAGTCAACTGGAGAACAAAAGTTGCACCAATTATAAAATGAATGTAGCGTCCCACAATTTCCCACAGTTCTTTCCAGCTGAGTCTCTTCCAATAATCTTCTCCAAACCACCCACCGGCCTCGCTTCAACAGACACTACTTAAACACCCCTGGGTGGCCTTCTTGACAACTATTCCTTGATGAAGCTGATGTAAGCTCCTTCAACGTCCCCAAGGCCCCATCATCATTGTTGCACCTGCCCAACAGTATTCCCTGTGTCTCAGCACTGCTGTGCCTGCTGTAAATCCTATTAATATACACATAGCACCTTTATAGTGTCACAACATGTTTTATAAGTCAAGATTCTAGAAACTGTCTCTAGTTTCCTGTTAAGAACAGAGCTTAACCGATTAATCGTCCAGGTTGACATATCAGGCAATATTGGCTCAATACAGATATATCGGCATCTGCATTTATGTCAGTCGATAAAGGACAAGAAATTCCGGTAcaccagaccatcagcagattcactacaatgccattcataggacatatcccCCAGGACAGCTCTACATAAGTTATTCTACATCATTCTGCAGTTGCAGTCTACAGTTTTCCAGTAACTTGTTGTAATTTGTTCAGGCTTTTGCACAGAGACTCAAAATAGGCCGGCTAGGATGAGAAAAAGCATGAATAATTGATTTTAGATTGCGGTGAGACTCAGACTGTAATTTAGAAATATTTACAAGGTTGGacaaagtgaacacagtgaatcaaAATACTCCTGCAGCGTCTTCTCCAACAATACTTTGCACATATTAAAACCCTTCCGCTAAGCTTGATACGAGTGGTTCAATAACtttgtatattatataatttcCTACAAAGATTCACTGCAGACAAAGTAGGACCTAAAGCCACTTCCTTGCAATTGAGTTCAGCAGACAAACATTTCCACCTCTGATAGGCTTATCTTGTGTTCTGTCAAGAGCCACATTAGCCAAGGAGGGCGTCCAAACTTAAAGCAACACAACTTGTCTGGTTACCTTGATCTCTCTTCATCTGCTTTACTTCCGGCTAGTTGCTGCTGCCTGCTGTCTTCCTGTCATTCAGATCTGTGTCACACCACTTTTCAGGGTTAATAAAATGCTAGATTCCTGTACTGTTGCCTTTAAACAAGTATTAATGTAAGGATAAGATTTCTGACATTCATTAGAATCCTCCAACTTAAAAACGTAGAGTTTACGATATCGAGTATGACCTCCGTTTCCATTTGTCACGTGTAGCTCAAATGTCCTGGAAGTGGTTTACTAAATTTTGAATGCATTTTCCTGTGAGCAACTTGACCTTGCTGGATTCATTTACAGCCGTTTGTTGCGGCGAGTCACGTAACCCTGCTGCCAGTGCAATCTCCATAGGACGCATCGCCCATCGACTCAGTAGCACCTTTTGTGAAACCCTTACGCTTGAAAATGTAATCTTTAGTGATCTTACCTGATTTTCAGACAGCCACATTGCAGTCATCTGGTTCAGTTTAGTGAAACTGTAGGGCAGACTCCTTAACCtgtagtggaaaaaaaaactacactggTACCCAGTCATTTTGCACCAAAAACCTTAAAGACTCAAAAACCTGATGCACCGAAAACATAAGCTCCTTGGcgaaggtaaaaaaaagaaagaaaaaaaagagatacgTTTCAGAATTTGTGTGTACTTTAACAGTGACAATAACTCTAATCTGCGGATTAATTTCCTGATAAATTAATTTCTCTACAAAATTCCAGTTTAAATCTTGCAGTGATGTCTTCCAGAAACCCCAGAatgatttttaaatgattttgtaTGTTGCAATTATTCaatgtaaacagtaaacaaaacaaattatactTGTTCTTAAATGCTCCCTTTGTTATTCATGAATACTGTCAGTTTAGACTCACTTGTTGTTGCTAAGATTGATAACCTTAAGTTTCTGCATGTCACCCATTTCCTCAGGCAAAGACTCCAGTTTGTTGGAATGTAGGAACAGCACAGTTGCATTCTTCCATTTGCCCATCTGTGAGAGGAAGAAACCAATACCATAACCATAAGCAAACACGGCTAGCTGTTACAGATGAGCAGACTGGCTTGCCATACCATTTAACACATCTCCTCAaacccacatacacactctaCTAATGTGCATACTCACCTCGGGGGGGAGCACGGTAAGGAAGTTGTGATCCGCAGCAAAGGTGCGGATGCTGACACACTGACCAATGGAAGAGGGCAAGGCTTCAATCTCATTAAAACTACAGTCCAGCTCATCCAGAGATGTCAGTCTGATgcagagaggagaaagataATTTAATCATGTGGTTTTATTACTGTACTAACTGCATAGACTAtgttaaaaggtcccatgacatggtgcttttatataccccttagtggtcccctaataccatatctaaaaggtggaggctgggggtttTGACCCTCTCATGGGTTGGCCAAATTCTCttggtgggcaaagcagagaaaggggaggtaatcttgcccTTTAtaacctcataaggggcaagagtCCAGATCGGCTCATccgacca from Etheostoma spectabile isolate EspeVRDwgs_2016 chromosome 16, UIUC_Espe_1.0, whole genome shotgun sequence encodes:
- the erbin gene encoding erbin isoform X1, whose amino-acid sequence is MSKRSLFVRLVPCRCLRGEEEAVTSLDYSHCSLETVPKEIFSFEKTLQELYLDANQIEELPKQLFNCQLLHRLSMPDNDLTVLPTAIANLINLRELDVSKNSIQEFPENIKNCKVLAIVEASVNPISKLPDGFTQLLSLTQLYLNDAFLEFLPASFGRLTKLQILELRENQLKMLPKSMQKLTQLERLDLGSNEFTEVPEVLEQLTGVKELWLDGNRLTFLPGMLGMLKQLVYLDVSKNNLEMVDEQICGCESLQDLLLSNNALTQLPGSIGSLKKLTALKVDENQLIYLPDSVGGLTSLDELDCSFNEIEALPSSIGQCVSIRTFAADHNFLTVLPPEMGKWKNATVLFLHSNKLESLPEEMGDMQKLKVINLSNNKLRSLPYSFTKLNQMTAMWLSENQSKPLIPLQKEEDPETHKIMLTNYMFPQQTRTEDYIPNSDSESFNPALWEEQRKHRAQVAFECDEDKDERETPPREGNLKRYPTPYPDELKNMVKTAQSVAHRLKEDESSDESGKDAKPNERNHIGVQDVGVKVIEPPYPNGTASDMDSQVSTDTFSHNPSATETKDTSDSYSSQTVPVKSSGGSMMNHEDTLEDSEELSDEEEEMKMAEMRPPLIEISINQPKVVTLSKDKKDDADSLLDETVANSNQNNSNCSSPSRMSDSVSLTTDSSQDNSLCTPEREAKMPFLPKSRREDENMNPPKDTPPLLHNGNGSETSLQALLKTQQTPPEKMGDYDLSMEARLAFIEKGFNNGMGETYTKWDQINMNVSKLPTDNMVQLDKGNTTKNGSVTQEDLDSKQGFSNDNMEHFLNGNQQVSDCINSLGNKAMRVETSAVHVASTGVTASSDMSLSRSTEELSPDKRCHPPQVVKSQSISNIEKGGLKLYSFDGDDDSYDATGMRMAGAGPGAQGQSIVRSKSASQLLNDQTLQIYPGSSASSSDLLSSSKPPASTNRFAVSSSMAMGIPPPQYNIQYTSSAMPKEGPWSQRTPIPPEHQGYLPPPPHSLANTNYSNRNQAPPYPLQPQQRGPPMAPKPPGDMWTKERLHSTGGQARSSTLQRQSSTASTASMGDPRRIQVPDGEYMTYRDIHTLARGPLAMSQAMQRPLSARTYSIDVPGASRSLGARPQPHELPERTMSVSDFNYQQSSPSKRHNTRVKSEHSLLDGPGQVSGGVGAGRVPVDWRDQVMRHIEAKKMEKNALSRSYNSNNAPLSWSHYGSCRDMHASQGSLVFSARDGQPYGALGFCDDVFPQGQQSYTMDPHRKVPLMNGQMGPSVRAQVSQAPMARHPSREQLIDYLMLKVSHPPQGPPRIPQDTLQQEIRLKVEKNPELGFSISGGVGGRGNPFRPDDNGIFVTRVQPEGPASMILQPGDKIIQANGYSFVNIDHGYAVSLLKTFLNTVDLTIIREAQA
- the erbin gene encoding erbin isoform X3, with translation MSKRSLFVRLVPCRCLRGEEEAVTSLDYSHCSLETVPKEIFSFEKTLQELYLDANQIEELPKQLFNCQLLHRLSMPDNDLTVLPTAIANLINLRELDVSKNSIQEFPENIKNCKVLAIVEASVNPISKLPDGFTQLLSLTQLYLNDAFLEFLPASFGRLTKLQILELRENQLKMLPKSMQKLTQLERLDLGSNEFTEVPEVLEQLTGVKELWLDGNRLTFLPGMLGMLKQLVYLDVSKNNLEMVDEQICGCESLQDLLLSNNALTQLPGSIGSLKKLTALKVDENQLIYLPDSVGGLTSLDELDCSFNEIEALPSSIGQCVSIRTFAADHNFLTVLPPEMGKWKNATVLFLHSNKLESLPEEMGDMQKLKVINLSNNKLRSLPYSFTKLNQMTAMWLSENQSKPLIPLQKEEDPETHKIMLTNYMFPQQTRTEDYIPNSDSESFNPALWEEQRKHRAQVAFECDEDKDERETPPREGNLKRYPTPYPDELKNMVKTAQSVAHRLKEDESSDESGKDAKPNERNHIGVQDVGVKVIEPPYPNGTASDMDSQVSTDTFSHNPSATETKDTSDSYSSQTVPVKSSGGSMMNHEDTLEDSEELSDEEEEMKMAEMRPPLIEISINQPKVVTLSKDKKDDADSLLDETVANSNQNNSNCSSPSRMSDSVSLTTDSSQDNSLCTPEREAKMPFLPKSRREDENMNPPKDTPPLLHNGNGSETSLQALLKTQQTPPEKMGDYDLSMEARLAFIEKGFNNGMGETYTKWDQINMNVSKLPTDNMVQLDKGNTTKNGSVTQEDLDSKQGFSNDNMEHFLNGNQQVSDCINSLGNKAMRVETSAVHVASTGVTASSDMSLSRSTEELSPDKRCHPPQVVKSQSISNIEKGGLKLYSFDGDDDSYDATGMRMAGAGPGAQGQSIVRSKSASQLLNDQTLQIYPGSSASSSDLLSSSKPPASTNRFAVSSSMAMGIPPPQYNIQYTSSAMPKEGPWSQRTPIPPEHQGYLPPPPHSLANTNYSNRNQAPPYPLQPQQRGPPMAPKPPGDMWTKERLHSTGGQARSSTLQRQSSTASTASMGDPRRIQVPDGEYMTYRDIHTLARGPLAMSQAMQRPLSARTYSIDVPGASRSLGARPQPHELPERTMSVSDFNYQQSSPSKRHNTRVKSEHSLLDGPGQVSGGVGAGRVPVDWRDQVMRHIEAKKMEKDDVFPQGQQSYTMDPHRKVPLMNGQMGPSVRAQVSQAPMARHPSREQLIDYLMLKVSHPPQGPPRIPQDTLQQEIRLKVEKNPELGFSISGGVGGRGNPFRPDDNGIFVTRVQPEGPASMILQPGDKIIQANGYSFVNIDHGYAVSLLKTFLNTVDLTIIREAQA
- the erbin gene encoding erbin isoform X2, which codes for MSKRSLFVRLVPCRCLRGEEEAVTSLDYSHCSLETVPKEIFSFEKTLQELYLDANQIEELPKQLFNCQLLHRLSMPDNDLTVLPTAIANLINLRELDVSKNSIQEFPENIKNCKVLAIVEASVNPISKLPDGFTQLLSLTQLYLNDAFLEFLPASFGRLTKLQILELRENQLKMLPKSMQKLTQLERLDLGSNEFTEVPEVLEQLTGVKELWLDGNRLTFLPGMLGMLKQLVYLDVSKNNLEMVDEQICGCESLQDLLLSNNALTQLPGSIGSLKKLTALKVDENQLIYLPDSVGGLTSLDELDCSFNEIEALPSSIGQCVSIRTFAADHNFLTVLPPEMGKWKNATVLFLHSNKLESLPEEMGDMQKLKVINLSNNKLRSLPYSFTKLNQMTAMWLSENQSKPLIPLQKEEDPETHKIMLTNYMFPQQTRTEDYIPNSDSESFNPALWEEQRKHRAQVAFECDEDKDERETPPREGNLKRYPTPYPDELKNMVKTAQSVAHRLKEDESSDESGKDAKPNERNHIGVQDVGVKVIEPPYPNGTASDMDSQVSTDTFSHNPSATETKDTSDSYSSQTVPVKSSGGSMMNHEDTLEDSEELSDEEEEMKMAEMRPPLIEISINQPKVVTLNDADSLLDETVANSNQNNSNCSSPSRMSDSVSLTTDSSQDNSLCTPEREAKMPFLPKSRREDENMNPPKDTPPLLHNGNGSETSLQALLKTQQTPPEKMGDYDLSMEARLAFIEKGFNNGMGETYTKWDQINMNVSKLPTDNMVQLDKGNTTKNGSVTQEDLDSKQGFSNDNMEHFLNGNQQVSDCINSLGNKAMRVETSAVHVASTGVTASSDMSLSRSTEELSPDKRCHPPQVVKSQSISNIEKGGLKLYSFDGDDDSYDATGMRMAGAGPGAQGQSIVRSKSASQLLNDQTLQIYPGSSASSSDLLSSSKPPASTNRFAVSSSMAMGIPPPQYNIQYTSSAMPKEGPWSQRTPIPPEHQGYLPPPPHSLANTNYSNRNQAPPYPLQPQQRGPPMAPKPPGDMWTKERLHSTGGQARSSTLQRQSSTASTASMGDPRRIQVPDGEYMTYRDIHTLARGPLAMSQAMQRPLSARTYSIDVPGASRSLGARPQPHELPERTMSVSDFNYQQSSPSKRHNTRVKSEHSLLDGPGQVSGGVGAGRVPVDWRDQVMRHIEAKKMEKNALSRSYNSNNAPLSWSHYGSCRDMHASQGSLVFSARDGQPYGALGFCDDVFPQGQQSYTMDPHRKVPLMNGQMGPSVRAQVSQAPMARHPSREQLIDYLMLKVSHPPQGPPRIPQDTLQQEIRLKVEKNPELGFSISGGVGGRGNPFRPDDNGIFVTRVQPEGPASMILQPGDKIIQANGYSFVNIDHGYAVSLLKTFLNTVDLTIIREAQA